TAGCACAATTTGTCTTCTAGATAATTTTTTTATAGCCACTATCAGTGTGGTTTCAGTGAATGGCAACATTAGTCCActactttggtccagactgaaatgtctcaaatactggatggattgccatgaaattttgttgtaaattttgtttgaaattttgaGACTAATGATCCCCAGGGGATGAATCTTCCTCCTACTACTCATAAGGTCTACTTGACCATTTGGCACTAACTTAGACATTCATACTATTATATCTTACTACTCAGCTCCACATTGACAGAATATACACAAGCACTTTATTCTGCTTTCCTCTAGGTGTTTGACAGAGAGTTGTGTATGCGTCAGCTGAGGTACTCCGGCATGATGGACACCATCCGCATCCGGAAGCTGGGATACCCAATTCGCCACACCTTTGTGGAATTCCAGAAGCGCTACAGGGTGCTCCTGAAGACAACCGTCTGCGACCCCAAAACTGTTAGTTGTGATGTCGTTTGGTTGATAATCACATGTTACCATGTggacagtttattttaaaatcagtgcCACACTTGTGAAATCTAAAATGTCATTGCTAAATGTCAGTCAAGAAAATTCTATCTCAAAGATGACTTTCTTCTTTATTGTCTTTCCCTCGGAGGAATTTGGACTGTCATTAACACCTCTACAGTATCAAATCAATTATTAATTTTCTCGGCAGATGACAGCTGCTGCCTGTTGTGATGCCATTTGCAAGGCGGTGATTGAAGGAGAGAATGAGTGGAAAATAGGCAGGACCAAGATTTTCCTGAGGGTGAGGAAAACTTATACTTCAAACCATGTTTTACCACAGCTTTTCACAATTGTTCTGACACAGCAGAATATCACTGCTGATTAACAGCTAACAGGACTAACTGACACTGATGAAATATTATCAGTATTATTAATCAGAACCACATCTAGCAtctactgttgttgttgttgttattcagTTATTACTGTATGTTGCAACTGGGTAGGATTTAGATGCTTTTTATACAATTTGAACAACTTAATCTTTCATCATTCTTTCAGGACACCCATGATGCTTTCCTGGAACGGCTGAGGGAACAAGAGCTCAACAGAATCGCTCTGGTGATCCAGAGGGTCATGATGGGACACAAAGACAGGTGCTGTTTCTAAGTAAAGGAAGTAAAGGAAAAATCGCATAGAGAGTGTGAACTCAGAGTTGAATGAGGCAATGGGTACAACACATTATCTTGACATGATCTCAAAAggtatatgtatgtatgctgTAGATCAAATAGGgtgacacagtgtgtgtcagtgggtgaTTGAataggatgtttttttttattcctttattaAATACTTTACTTTGCCTCTTTTTGTAGAAAGTCTTTTCTAAAGAAGCGGAGGGCAGCTGTGGTGTTGCAGAGGCAATGGAGGGCTTACAGGGGCAGAAAGGTTTGGTGCTAAATATCCTTTTATAGCACGCAGAGCATGTAACCTGACGCTTGCTACACAAAGGAAACTTAACTCAAGCCAGTGGCCTTGTaatttgtttcctctcttgctcCATCAGCTTCAGCACTGCTTTCAACGGCTGGTATCGAAGATCCGTAGTCGGGAGCTCCAGTTACAGTACCGAAGACAGCGGGTGGCAGCACTCACCCTACAAAGCCAGGCATGTGCTGTACATGCTGTGAACTAGCCCATAGTCTAGTTTTGCTCATTTTTCAGTGTTCCAGGTTGAAAGTTGATCAGTAGGCTTTAAGAAACTGAAATCAattttgctgctatttttatATGTTAAATATATTCTTCTtattacatacaaaaataaatcattcatttacCTATACTAAAAATTTCATGCTATTTAATAAGATGATTAATAATTCTGACAAACTGTAGGTGCGAGGCTACTGGGTGAGGAAGGattggaagaagaagagacaggcAGTCATTCTGCTGCAGGCTCACACAAGAGGAATGCTGGCCCGAAGAATAGCTGGAAATCTCAGGAATGATGTAAGCATTGAAAGTCTTCAAACTGGAAATAACATATTGAAAGTTAAGAAATAAGTTTGCAgcattctctttctctgtcctctaaACAAGAAAATTACTTCGGATATCCATCAGCAACTGCTACTTGTCACCCAATTGCCTGAGCCAGTGACTGAACAGGATTCAGAGGATGACACGTATCTTCAGCTCATACCTCGTATGGAAGTGGTCAAACAGGAAACATCAGCTGAGGTTAtctgatatttctgttttgtaatAATGTGACAGTAAATGCCTTGCATTTTATCATACTGACATAACCTCTGATATTAATTCTATTTTGACTGCTAAGAAGATGAGCAACATTTCAGAGCCGGTGGAGGAAGTCACCTCTTCACCCTCAACCTCAGCCTCAACCTCAGCCTCAACCTCAGCCTCAACCTCAGCCTCAACCTCAGTCTCAACATCCCCCACACCATCGCTGGAAGAGGGCGATGATGAGTTTGATGACAGTAGTGATGAGTTTTCGTTCTACAGGTTCAGCATCCAATACTTCCAGGGCAAcgctacacacatgcacgtcGACCAGAGACTCAAGCAGTCTCTTCTTCCCCATGATGATGAAGGCGATGCACTGGTGAGAGGGTGGAGAGGAAAAACCTACAGgtggttttcatctttttccaaAGCTCACTCCTAGtttctcctctcatttcccTGCAGTCCTGTCTGACTGTATGTTGGATTATAATGCGTTTCATGGAAGACATGCAAGAACCAAAATCTGCGGATGCGATATCTCAAGCGTCCACCACCATCTCGCGGCAACTGCCTCACCGGCAGGGCAGGAGGCTGAGCAACCTGGTGGGACTGGACCAGGTAACATCGTCTCATTATGACACGTCAAGACTAAGAATAACAGCATgatgcattaaaaatgtaaatgacatgGAGCGTCTGAACTATCGGACACGCACATCTCTTcgcagaaaataataaaactgatacATGTTTGACATCATCATTTATCATTATGCAAAGTTGCTAAGACTCATTGCTGATGGATTACTGGTGGACCACCAGGGCTTGGGTGGCAAACCCAATGTAGTGACCCAGCTGTATTACAAACAGCTTGTTTTCTGCTACCACACTACATAGAAGATCAGCTTGAATGTCAAACATCAGTCCCGAGTCTAACCTCTAATTATCACATGTTTTCTGCACAGAAAAtactgaggaaaaacaagaaaaagtctATAGGTGGAATCAGAAGAGCTTCTGCTATTCTCGAGGAGGTCAGCACTTGTGCTTATCATTCAGTCATTAATTTGGTGTTGATTCATCGTGTACATTATACCCTAAATGCTCCTCATGTTGTTACCTTGGCCAGCCTGAGAACATGACAGAGGACGAGGACATTTTGGTTGGAGAGGGTCCTACACTGGATCGACCTCTTACAGCCCAGGAAAAAGTCCACATTATCACCGGATACGGTCTATCGAGACCAGACATAAGGTGAAAAAGTGATAGTAGTTCATATGATAGgggagagacaaacacacatttaatgtttGGATGCAGTGGAGACACATTGCACACCACGCCCTTATTCCAATGTTGATTTAGCATCTGTCATGTTTAACATGGattgtcactgtttttgcaTGCCTTTCATGTTTCTGGTACCTGTGCAGAGATGAGATTTACTGCCAGATCTGCAAGCAGCTGGTGAACAATAAGAACACGAGAAGCCGTATGCAGGGCTGGTTGcttctttccatctgtctcgGGAGCTTCCCACCAACAGACCTCTTTGTGAAGGTCAGTCTGCAGCAGGTCACTTGGTAATGCAGAAGCTTGTAATTAACAGTAGCCTGTGTTATTTAacttttacattctgttttaaaGAGTATCCCTCCTCTCTAGGATTGCTTCTGCTTGTATCAGAAATAATTCAAGAATGATaaacctgcatgtttttttttaagtaattcATGTACTCCTGGTGTGTTTATGAATAAAGTGATAAAATTAGATAACACCTACAACACTGGATCAACATTGTAAGATCTAGATAAAGAGTCAAATCACGAACAACCTCTGATTATGGAGTGAAAGCTAATTAAAAAGGTGTGTTACATAATGCAACAATAGACACCATTGTTCATTGTTAATCCTTACTGTCTTCTTGTCAGCAACTTGCAACTTGACGTTTATGTATGTGCAATGGTAGAATGTTCCTTGTCTGGTCAAACAGTTTATGATTTTAGGCACTTTTACGTCTTTTCTGTCCTGTatattaaatagaaaaaaatgatggAGTCCTGTCATTACAGAGGGAATCTTGTGCCTCTGAAAACTTTAGAATCTATAACTTTACAATATCcaaatacaaaacagacaagagaTGTTGGCTGTTTGCAGAGAATTGCACAAACattgctgtcattttctctctctaatTTTATTCCATGTATTTAAAATCGTCATCATTCACACAGGAGAAAATGGTGCTTTTCTCCGTTTCCTCAGATTCCGAAATAAATTTCATTTACACTGTCCTGTATTACTCCTTTCCACAGTATTTGGAGAGATTTATCCAAAAAGGGCCAAGTGGTTACAGAGAATATTGTGCCAAGCGACTGCATCGTATAAAAGCCACTGGAGCAAGGAAAGAGCTGCCCTGTTGGATAGAGCAACAGGTAGAAACACTGCATTAAATTAATGAATATTATAATgactttttcagcattttctttaCCAGCTGTGTTGTTAGAAAAAGATTTTCCTGAGCAGCACACTTCACATCCATTGGCGATGAAATTCCAAATTACtggattgttttctttatttaaatccAGTCCCATCTTCCTTCTCCCTGCTGACAGGCTGCAAAGACCAAGGAGCCCATCCATGCGTCTGTGACTCTGACGGATGGCCGTAGTGTGAGTGTACATTTGGACTCAGCCTCCACTTCTGCTGAAGTCTGTCAAGCTTTGGCTGACAAGATTGATCTTCGAGACACATATGGATTCTCCCTGTACATCAGTCTCTTTGACAAGGTGAGCTTTACATCCTTGTctctcattcatccattcagaCCTTCTTTGCCTCGACTTGCATTCAAATGTGCAAATATTTCTGTTGTCTCCTGTACTCTGAATCTATTTTCTGAACGTGGCTTAGTCAATGCTAAATCCCAGAACAAAAGATTGTTGAGAATTTTGTCGGTCTTTCATTGCCAGATGTGGTCTCTGGGCAGCTGTGGGACGTATGTGCTGGACGCTGTGTCTCAGTGCGAGCAGGAGATGAGGAGGCagggaagggaggagaaggacaccCCCTGGAAGCTCTCCCTTCGCAAAGAACTGTTCGCACCTTGGCATGACTGCTCAGTAGACTCGATCAGCACGGATCTGATCTACAGACAGGTCATCAAGGGAATCAAGTCTGGCGAGTACACCTGTGAGAAGGTGAGGCTTGGGAGACTTGATGTTTAGCAGCGCTTTAACAGGCAAACAAGAACCGCCCCTTGACGTGGTGTCAGACCATGATCAAATTATGATACTGAGGTCAGCATCTCAGCTTGGTTAGAGGTGCAGTTTAAAGAGATAAAGAGATTAAATAAGAGTTAATTAACTGCTGACTAGCCGGCCTGTACTGTCTCGTAAGACCTCTTTCTATCTCTAGAGGCAAAAGTCCCACAGGCCACAGGCTCAACTGGGAGGTGCATACAGGCATCGACTTTACTaagtttcacaagctctctCGGCATTTAGTCAAAAACTGTCTTGGTTTTTGTTTCCACAGTCATCTCTGAGTTGGTCTAAATGAAGGCTCAGTTCACAGATTGTGATCTGAAAagatttcttttcatccctggAGTCAAATCCTTGTTGGAGCTGCAGTAAattaatagataaataaatgagttttgCTAGCATTTTGAAACTTAAAGGCATACAATGCTGAATTTGTGGGTCGCTCTCTGGAAACACACCAAACGTGCAGtaagagagaaacaaagctgattgttgagtctctTTCCCATGTCAAATAGTGATGACCTGACAATGTGACACAACAATCAGCTATGTTTTCCCAGAATTGCTGATGCTCAGAAAAGTTACAAATTCAACAAGATCCTAAGAAAAATACATGCAGAattttttgcatgcattttaGCATGTTTCAgctcacagttttgtttttatgtcctgCAACTTTACTGTTATGGTTCACTCTAACTGACTGGCACTTCTAATCAAAAAGGCTGAATgatgaagcatttagcagctaaagagccacaTATTTCCTACAGCTGTTGGGAAGAGAGCGCAAAACTATGctaaaagcagagaaaataagacttacattcatcaggtggacagaaacacTATGATGTGTAAATAACAAATGTTTGCAAACATGGTGCATTGTGTGTTTAGAACTTGTATCTGCTGCCACCAAGTGGTAAAATGCACAACTAAGTGAAAAGTGCCTAAAAGAGTTTATTTATAGTTTATTGGGcaggaaaataaacaccagtgtTGGCCTACTTAGAATCATAACACCACATTGCCACATCATGTTCAATGATATCAATACCTTATccaaaataagcaaaacaacaaaaatctaaattgtatccaataaaaaaatgtattgtgtcTCTTAGGAGGATGAATATGTCCACCTGGCAGCACAGCACTATTACATCCGGTTTGGCTCTGCGCACGACAAAGGCAACGTCCAGAAGGTGGTTGAGGATTGTATCGCAACCCCACTTATTGAGAACAAATCAATGACAAAGTGGATCCAACTCATCAGCTCGGCACACTTAGAGGTATAGTGaattcatttaaacaaatagaGCTACTGTATGTATTTCACAAGTCTGACTGCCAGAGcctgaaacaaactgaacttGCGTGTGCCATGTGCTTTGCTCTAAATGatatttagtttcagttttcttcatGAGCACAATAAAAGTGAATCACCTTGGGATAACTTTTACATCCTGATAATACAGGGTCCTTACACCCAAAGGaaccagaaaacagaaagcGTAAAAGCAGAACTGGTTGACGGCGCCCGAGAGAAATGGCCCATTCATTTCTCCAAGTTCTATGAAGTTACAATGATGTCAGGTCAGTCAACATACCATATGCTGTAAATTAATCTCAGCTCCCAGGAAGATCTTAATTCCatatgtctttgtgtctgtatgaCTTTGAATGACAGCTTATTTCTGTTGCAACTGAGCTCAAAATAGACCAACAGAAAGTCATCATGTAACACAATCAgtatgtgaagtgtgtgtatggtgtCACACACTCTACAACAGTGGTTCCCAATCATTTTTGTGTGATGTACAACCACCATCCAATCTGAAGGACTCAAGTACCCCTTCATCAGCGCCATATATTATGTATAATTGAATTGATTTCAAACTGGATTTAGCTATCAATCATTTGAAAATAGTGAATTGATAGTGGATGTTAcaatattttcaaacatttgaatCACCAGTTATTAATTTGGTTTCGTCAAGTTTGCCTTCGTACCACTTCCACGTGGAGTGGCACCTGGCAAACAGCAGATGTACCCGCGAGGGATACAAATAACCCTGTTTGGTAATCACTGTTCTACAGTATCCCTGTGAATTGACTCAGAGACAGGAATATTGTACCCCATATTTCTGAGTGTCCCCACTGACCTCTGATTACCACTCCACTCTGAAATATTTGCATGCTGTCCACAGGACCTCCTTTGCCCAAAAGCAGGTTTGTTGTGGCTGTGAACTGGAGCGGCATCATGTTCATGGATGGTAAAGACAGGAAGCTCTTTGAGGCTGCTTACCTCGAGATAAAGGAAGCAGACGTCATGAGGTGTGGATACTTTTTTCTGTcaacattatcatttttatcttcatttactcagcaatacattttaaaggacttttgaaaatgtatcaaacaaacaacatgtttatCTAGTGACAGCCATTTCGGTGCTCAGTCACTGAGTTTGGCCACAGTCAGAGGAGACTTCGTCTTGAAGTCTGAGGAAGCTGTAGACATGGCCGCACTTATAAAGAAACACCTGGAAGGGCTGAGACAGCGTTCGGTGTACGCAGTGGCTCAGCAGGATGTCAGCAAACCAGGTAAGAGCTCACAGTATGTGACAGCAGGCTCAAACACACATGAGCATGAGGTCTATGCACACAGGAAAAGGCCACATgcctctgtgtctcctcctaCAGATGACCCCATATTCCTGGTTTGTAAACGGGGAGACCTGCTGCTAGTAGAGAAAGATAAAGAGCATCCTCCTGATGTCAACTGGGTCAAAGCAAACAACCAGCGTACCGGTAGCAACGGTGCAGTCTATAAGGAGACGCTGCAGTTTCTGCCGACTCTCAGCAGACCCTCTGAGGAGATCATGGTAAAGTTACCTTTACTTGTCCTACTTTTTAGAGTCATGCAtatgacaaaatgtgtgttGTATACGACAGCGAGATGAATATAtatttgaactgaattaaacaaaaaaattaaataattaacatcATACAAATAGGAAATTAGAGGAAACCAAATGTGGAGAATTAGTATATAACAGGTGTTACAtatagattagattagattttatAACTAGTTTAGATAGTCTGGCCCTTATGAgcattatatataaatatacaggCAACTATGTTAAGATACAGTAATAGATGTGGTGTATGAACCGTCATGTACTTTTTTAAGTCAAGGCTGCACATTTGCACTGACATGGAAATATTGAATGGTGAGTTTCACCCCTACAGACGCAGCAGGGGATGAGCCCCCTTGTGATGTAATTAATGAACTCTTTTTGACCCATCAGGATCTGCTCAATCCAGGCCTGAAGAAAACTTCAGTAACACAGAACACCCAACAGAGAGACGAAACAGTGGCTCCTGTCTCTTTAAAAGAGTTTGCACTTGAGAACTTCCGGTAATACCATATGAGTCCCTTTAGAGTTTGGCACTTTTCAAATAGTGGAGCATAACGATGAATGGAGGCTGTTGTAAACACTGCAAAGAGCAAAAAATGTTCAAGAAGCAAGCAGGGCTGTTTCACTGATGTGCTCATTCTGTCATTCTTCCCTTTCACAGGCCTGCAAATAAATTTGTTGGTCGACAGGGTGGGTCCAGAGGGGAGAAACTGTGGGTTTTTTCCAGAGAACCCCTCAAGCAGCCACTCATGAACAACCTGGTCCGCAATTCTGACCTCAGCCACTTGGCCTGCAACGCCTACACTGATATCCTTCACACTAATGCTTTCCTCTTTCAGATTATACAAATTTTAGATGCAGTTATACTCTGCTGTAATATTAAAGAATTGTGAGAAACCTTACTGTGTTAAACTCTAAAATTCTTAACCTGGCTCAGTGTATTTTCCAAACggtattttgctgtttttttttttgtagagaGTTAGAGTGTAGAGTTGAGAGTGTTATTCAGGCCCTTGTTTAGTCCACATGAGTCCTTAACCTAGGCTTCTACCTATCCTGAAATACATGGGTGACTACCCCATCAAAAACATTCGCAGTCCCATAGAGCTGACAAACCAGATCTTTGGTCCAGCCACCCAGCATGAAGCATTGCAGGATGAAATCTACTGTCAGATTATGAGACAGATGACCAGCAATAACAACAGGTGCTGTCCCATTGTGTACTGGATTTTAAAAGGTTCACACAAATCAAGACCCAGCATATCCATATCTATTCCTCTGTGAACTGTTTCCCCTTCCTCTTGCTCTCCCTCACTGTCAGGTTGAGTTTGGAGCGTGGGTggcagctgctgtggctgtgttCAGGCTTGTTCCCGCCCAGTCCCAGTTTGATGAAATACACTCAGCGCTTCCTGGAGTCACGGCCCAGAGatctgctgtctgctggctgCCTGCAAAGGCTGCAGGGGATGCGGAGGTTAGTCTAGAGTTAGTAACAGAAATAACAGATCAAATGTAATAAGATGACAGAAACCAATGACCTGTAGAAAAGGTCAGTCAGCAATGGTCAACAATGCACTCAAGACTGGAACTGAGATGAATATGGAGTTGTTGCATGGTTCATTTGAATATACAGTACTGtctatgtgtatttgtatgtacagtacatttatgtgtgtgctctGTACCCTCAGTAAGGAGCCCAGGAGGTTTCCTCCCCATCTGGCAGAAGTGGACGCCATCCAACAGAACAGCACCCAGATCTTCCATAAAGTTCACTTCCCAAATGATACAGATGATGTACGACACAACACTCCCCTGTAAACACTTAGATGAGGTGCCCATTAGTGTGCAGACCCTCAGCCAACTAAACTGCTTCTCACTgtagatttcattttttttctctatttaacCAGAAGTTCTGTCAGTTATTTATGTTGTTCTtatttgcatgtacagtatCATGAAACATAACCAAACTTACAACAATTTCCActacacagtttattttttaaaaaacagattaatATTCTTAACAGTTTAATATTTTGGCAAATTTTGGGAACAGTAGCTGGTGTTTGTGTAGCCtgaaaacaaagggaaacagcCAGCCCTGGCACTGTCCTGaggtgaaaaaataataataataaaatttgtGTCTTTGGTTAAATTAAAAGCTATGTCTTAGTGAGGGAAAGTTACTTCCTGATGTCTTGTCATCACGTGGTTGTTAGGCAAACAAGGAAGAACTCCAGGAAGTCATCAAGCCCAGCCAAGAAATAATTAACTAATGCACCTTAGAAGTGCAGGCAGGTGGATTTTTTAACCTCAGACAAAGCTGTTTCTGATCTTCATGCTTATCTAAGCTGATTTGTGCGTTGaatgtagctttatatttacaGCACAGACATGACAGTGCTATCAGCCTTCTCACCTAAtactcagcaagaaagcaaataagcatattttccaaaatgtgaaacttttttttttaagtacacATTATTCCACAGTGCATTTATACTTCCTGTACTTCCTGTCCTTGCTGCTGTGCAGATATTTGAGGTGACGTCAACGACCACGATCAAAGACCTGTGCTGCAGTATTGCCTCTCAGCTCaaactgacctcagctgatggATATGGCCTGTACATGAAAACG
This portion of the Scatophagus argus isolate fScaArg1 chromosome 13, fScaArg1.pri, whole genome shotgun sequence genome encodes:
- the LOC124069439 gene encoding unconventional myosin-VIIb-like, translating into MLRKGEWVWVNSDIGVPIGARVKVTSAGQQFLVNDEGKEQTLSQEQEASLKIMHPTSVEGVDDMIKLGEMTEAGLLRNLLLRHKQGIIYTYIGSVLVAVNPYQDFPIYTGDQVRLYHGRKLGELPPHIFAIAESCYCNIKRHLTNQCCIISGESGAGKTESTKLILQYLAAISGERTEQQIKKQILESNPILEAFGNAKTIRNDNSSRFGKYLEIFFSQDGVIEGARVEQYILEKSRVCHQALEERNYHIFYCMLAGIKAEEKKTLCLGDAKEYTFLTKGGCIVCEGRDDAKEYKSIRSAMNSFFSENQYQDILKLLAAILHMGNICFEANTQNNLETSDVSKSEHFNIAASLLKVRKSSLATSLTHRSFTTTRERVTKPLSSEQASDCRDAFVKAIYNKLFIWIADKINSVTYKSLTESPKSSFLSIGLLDIFGFENFSTNSFEQLCINFANEKLQQFFVGHIFKLEQKEYLKDGIEWTNIQFSDNQDILDLLVAKPCNLLSLIDEESHFPKGSDLTMLLKMNQQHSGNKIYIASKHEHDTDFGIHHFAGVVSYDSKGFLEKNRDAISADIIQMVDVSTNKLLRQIFESEFSTNGVKISNNKRINMTPKNSLRGQTDNRKQMPTLSGQFRQSLDSLMKALSACHPFFIRCFKPNNEKQSQVFDRELCMRQLRYSGMMDTIRIRKLGYPIRHTFVEFQKRYRVLLKTTVCDPKTMTAAACCDAICKAVIEGENEWKIGRTKIFLRDTHDAFLERLREQELNRIALVIQRVMMGHKDRKSFLKKRRAAVVLQRQWRAYRGRKLQHCFQRLVSKIRSRELQLQYRRQRVAALTLQSQVRGYWVRKDWKKKRQAVILLQAHTRGMLARRIAGNLRNDKITSDIHQQLLLVTQLPEPVTEQDSEDDTYLQLIPRMEVVKQETSAEKMSNISEPVEEVTSSPSTSASTSASTSASTSASTSVSTSPTPSLEEGDDEFDDSSDEFSFYRFSIQYFQGNATHMHVDQRLKQSLLPHDDEGDALSCLTVCWIIMRFMEDMQEPKSADAISQASTTISRQLPHRQGRRLSNLVGLDQVTSSHYDTSRLRITATGGPPGLGWQTQCSDPAVLQTACFLLPHYIEDQLECQTSVPSLTSNYHMFSAQKILRKNKKKSIGGIRRASAILEEPENMTEDEDILVGEGPTLDRPLTAQEKVHIITGYGLSRPDIRDEIYCQICKQLVNNKNTRSRMQGWLLLSICLGSFPPTDLFVKYLERFIQKGPSGYREYCAKRLHRIKATGARKELPCWIEQQAAKTKEPIHASVTLTDGRSVSVHLDSASTSAEVCQALADKIDLRDTYGFSLYISLFDKMWSLGSCGTYVLDAVSQCEQEMRRQGREEKDTPWKLSLRKELFAPWHDCSVDSISTDLIYRQVIKGIKSGEYTCEKEDEYVHLAAQHYYIRFGSAHDKGNVQKVVEDCIATPLIENKSMTKWIQLISSAHLEGPYTQRNQKTESVKAELVDGAREKWPIHFSKFYEVTMMSGPPLPKSRFVVAVNWSGIMFMDGKDRKLFEAAYLEIKEADVMSDSHFGAQSLSLATVRGDFVLKSEEAVDMAALIKKHLEGLRQRSVYAVAQQDVSKPDDPIFLVCKRGDLLLVEKDKEHPPDVNWVKANNQRTGSNGAVYKETLQFLPTLSRPSEEIMDLLNPGLKKTSVTQNTQQRDETVAPVSLKEFALENFRPANKFVGRQGGSRGEKLWVFSREPLKQPLMNNLVRNSDLSHLACNAYTAILKYMGDYPIKNIRSPIELTNQIFGPATQHEALQDEIYCQIMRQMTSNNNRLSLERGWQLLWLCSGLFPPSPSLMKYTQRFLESRPRDLLSAGCLQRLQGMRSKEPRRFPPHLAEVDAIQQNSTQIFHKVHFPNDTDDIFEVTSTTTIKDLCCSIASQLKLTSADGYGLYMKTPDKVTSLDEEQYFFDSLRQIFDTPKKAKRVKESNQANAPYLVIFKRKLWFNVSPEKDLVADLTFHFPQELPKYLRGYHNCTKEDMINLGGLLFRVHVDSDRSQFVMIPKMLRDLVPYDQLNIMSPDEWKKHIISSYNRQSGITVQEAKIAFLKAISKWPTFGCAFFDVKQTCESSYPNVILIAISKLGVSLIDPKTKELLVMYPFNRITDYYSKGNHFQMTIGTVVRAVNFVCETPQAVTAEDLLRSYIIMYERQKQSFRPRNSIFLQA